One Oxobacter pfennigii DNA segment encodes these proteins:
- the sleB gene encoding spore cortex-lytic enzyme, which produces MERRMLLKRIVIFIIAGVITYFSCSIYMGYQPPSISAATYRWGSRGSVVTEIQRRLKNWGYYNGSVDGIYGYQTYLAVRKFQAKNGLAVDGIVGSRTLSALGINAGTNSAYSASNSHTLISRAINGEARGEPYIGQVAVGGVILNRTRDPRFPNSVAGVIYQPGAFTAITDGQIHAEMVATSQRAARDALNGWDPSGGAIYYFNPAKTTNKWIWSRPLIKVIGSHRFCR; this is translated from the coding sequence ATGGAAAGGAGAATGCTGTTGAAGCGCATAGTGATATTCATAATAGCGGGTGTGATTACATATTTCTCATGTTCCATTTATATGGGGTACCAGCCGCCGTCCATATCTGCAGCAACATACAGATGGGGTTCACGCGGGTCTGTTGTTACAGAGATACAGCGAAGGTTAAAAAACTGGGGCTATTACAACGGGTCTGTTGACGGAATATACGGTTACCAGACATACCTTGCAGTGAGAAAATTTCAGGCCAAAAACGGCCTGGCAGTCGACGGTATCGTAGGTTCCAGGACCTTAAGTGCCCTGGGCATAAATGCAGGCACCAACAGTGCATATTCGGCAAGTAATAGTCATACCCTTATATCCAGAGCAATAAACGGAGAAGCAAGGGGAGAGCCTTATATAGGCCAGGTAGCTGTAGGCGGTGTAATATTAAACAGGACCAGGGACCCTAGGTTTCCCAACAGCGTGGCCGGGGTGATTTATCAGCCCGGGGCATTTACGGCAATAACCGACGGACAGATACATGCCGAAATGGTAGCCACTTCTCAAAGAGCTGCCAGAGATGCTTTAAATGGGTGGGACCCGTCAGGCGGGGCAATTTATTACTTCAATCCCGCCAAGACCACAAATAAGTGGATATGGTCAAGACCTCTTATAAAAGTTATCGGAAGTCATCGTTTCTGCAGATAA
- the queG gene encoding tRNA epoxyqueuosine(34) reductase QueG codes for MNNKELIITESKRIGIDIIGFSPCFIAYDVEETLRDRESKGYLSGFEEKDMNLRINPKLLMENCQTIISAGISYNIDRDKIEAMSKQKFKATMSVSSWGRDYHKVLGSKLEALAEFINKRLYGETKFFVDTNPLLERHIAKNAGIGFVGKNCSLINKEYGSYIFLGEILTDLYIQPDMPVTGDCGDCELCIKACPSGALLKPYTIDAKKCISYLTQNKEIDYENMKNTGLSLYGCDVCQSVCPKNRNIKMSSHEEFIPKQWNIYPDAVAILDMDNKTFEKTYKLTSGGWRGKKNLQKNAIAVIANSGKREAWDVLVKYLDDERPDIKKAAVYGLKRLMESMEDKNDFQ; via the coding sequence TTGAATAATAAAGAACTTATAATAACGGAATCTAAAAGGATAGGCATAGATATAATAGGATTCTCTCCCTGTTTTATTGCTTATGATGTGGAAGAAACTTTAAGGGACAGGGAAAGTAAGGGCTATCTTTCGGGTTTTGAAGAAAAGGATATGAATTTAAGAATAAATCCAAAGCTTCTGATGGAAAACTGCCAAACCATAATTTCTGCAGGTATTTCCTATAATATAGACAGGGATAAAATTGAAGCTATGAGCAAGCAAAAATTTAAGGCCACAATGTCTGTGTCTTCCTGGGGAAGAGATTATCACAAGGTATTGGGGTCAAAGCTTGAAGCTTTAGCTGAATTTATAAACAAACGATTATATGGGGAAACAAAGTTCTTTGTTGATACCAATCCGCTTTTGGAGCGTCATATAGCTAAAAATGCGGGTATTGGATTTGTAGGAAAGAACTGTTCTTTAATAAATAAGGAATACGGCTCATATATTTTTCTAGGGGAGATTTTAACGGATCTATATATACAACCCGATATGCCGGTTACAGGGGATTGCGGTGACTGTGAGTTGTGCATAAAAGCCTGCCCGTCAGGTGCATTATTAAAGCCTTACACCATTGATGCTAAAAAATGCATATCATATCTCACCCAAAATAAAGAAATTGATTATGAAAACATGAAAAACACCGGTCTAAGCCTCTATGGGTGCGATGTATGTCAATCGGTTTGCCCCAAGAATAGAAATATAAAGATGAGCAGCCATGAAGAGTTTATCCCAAAGCAGTGGAATATATATCCCGATGCCGTGGCAATACTTGATATGGATAATAAAACCTTTGAGAAAACCTATAAGTTAACATCCGGCGGCTGGAGGGGGAAAAAAAATCTTCAGAAAAATGCAATTGCCGTAATTGCAAACAGCGGTAAAAGGGAAGCATGGGATGTCCTGGTAAAATACCTTGATGATGAAAGACCGGATATAAAAAAGGCAGCAGTATACGGCTTAAAAAGGCTTATGGAAAGTATGGAGGATAAAAATGATTTCCAGTAA
- a CDS encoding DUF503 domain-containing protein, translating to MVAGICSITLIVHDANSLKEKRHVLKSLIERLKSRFNISIAETGLNDKWQSAEIGIACISNDKVQIDKVISSILNFIENDPRVEITDSSVEIY from the coding sequence ATGGTTGCAGGAATATGCAGTATAACACTTATAGTGCATGATGCCAATTCTTTAAAGGAAAAAAGGCATGTGCTCAAAAGCTTAATAGAAAGATTGAAATCAAGATTCAACATTTCAATTGCGGAAACAGGACTCAACGATAAATGGCAGTCAGCCGAAATAGGCATAGCCTGTATTTCAAACGATAAGGTCCAGATAGACAAAGTCATAAGCAGCATATTAAACTTCATTGAAAACGACCCCCGTGTTGAAATAACAGACAGCAGCGTAGAGATTTATTAA
- a CDS encoding radical SAM/SPASM domain-containing protein, with product MIKRYIYGEVKPMRKYKRIYVEVTNVCNLSCDFCPENKRSPGFISVAGFEYTLKKISPYTNTIYLHVMGEPLLHPDLGELLDKAYIHGFRVNITTNGTLIKKSKDILINKKSLKLVNFSLHSFDSNETLDSNNYFEDIFDFIRASQQEKRIMISLRLWNAEDMEKGEYKSHETLKRLEKEFCIDYNLEKRFMNERSLRLSPNVILSKASRFDWPDMESENTGDSGFCYGLRNQFGILVDGTVVPCCLDSKGSINLGNIYKTEMADIINSGRALNIYNGFSKRKVVEDLCKRCGYRKRFNMTE from the coding sequence ATGATAAAAAGATATATTTACGGAGAAGTAAAACCTATGAGAAAGTATAAAAGGATATATGTGGAAGTAACAAATGTATGTAATTTATCCTGTGATTTCTGCCCTGAAAACAAGAGAAGTCCGGGATTTATTTCCGTTGCGGGCTTTGAATATACATTGAAGAAAATATCCCCTTATACAAATACAATATATTTGCACGTTATGGGAGAGCCTCTTTTGCACCCTGACTTGGGAGAGCTTTTGGATAAGGCATACATACATGGATTCAGAGTAAATATCACCACAAACGGTACACTTATTAAAAAGTCAAAGGATATCTTAATCAATAAAAAGTCACTTAAACTAGTAAACTTTTCGCTTCACAGCTTTGATTCAAATGAAACTCTTGATTCAAACAATTATTTTGAAGATATATTTGATTTTATAAGAGCTTCGCAGCAAGAAAAAAGGATAATGATAAGCTTAAGGCTGTGGAATGCAGAAGATATGGAAAAGGGAGAATATAAAAGCCATGAAACATTGAAGAGGCTTGAAAAGGAGTTTTGCATAGATTACAACCTCGAGAAAAGGTTTATGAATGAGAGAAGCTTGAGGCTTTCCCCCAATGTAATATTAAGCAAGGCCTCCCGCTTTGACTGGCCGGACATGGAATCAGAAAATACAGGCGACAGCGGCTTCTGCTACGGATTAAGGAACCAGTTTGGCATACTGGTAGATGGAACGGTGGTGCCTTGCTGCTTAGACAGTAAAGGCAGTATAAACTTAGGAAATATATATAAAACTGAAATGGCAGACATTATAAACAGTGGCAGGGCATTGAATATTTACAATGGATTTTCCAAAAGAAAGGTTGTTGAAGATTTGTGCAAAAGATGCGGCTACAGAAAGCGCTTCAATATGACCGAATAA
- a CDS encoding GNAT family N-acetyltransferase codes for MLKGKLVNIRWIKNSDLKYIFEWINDPEIQFFAQEDYPITFNQWHVRRIYSDGIKGKRYVFIIEDKTGYVIGELWLYPIDLRKKMAELVIVIGRKNFHGRGYGKDAINTIKKYCFEKLKLEAIYLKVFSFNRKAINCYLSCGFKTIGKGVKKVLRGDRYFEELIMELRKE; via the coding sequence ATGCTGAAAGGAAAACTGGTTAATATAAGATGGATTAAAAACAGTGACTTGAAATATATTTTTGAATGGATAAATGATCCGGAAATACAGTTTTTTGCCCAGGAGGATTATCCTATAACCTTCAATCAATGGCATGTAAGAAGAATATACAGTGATGGCATTAAAGGTAAAAGATATGTATTTATTATTGAAGATAAAACCGGATACGTAATCGGAGAATTGTGGCTTTACCCCATTGATTTACGCAAAAAGATGGCGGAGCTGGTTATCGTTATCGGTAGAAAAAATTTTCATGGAAGAGGCTATGGAAAAGATGCAATAAACACCATTAAAAAATACTGTTTTGAAAAGCTCAAGCTGGAAGCTATATATCTTAAGGTATTTTCATTTAACAGAAAGGCAATAAACTGTTATTTATCCTGCGGGTTTAAAACCATAGGAAAAGGCGTAAAAAAAGTATTGCGGGGAGACAGGTATTTTGAAGAGCTCATCATGGAGCTCCGCAAGGAATGA
- a CDS encoding OadG family protein gives MIYLMTLLNIPFSSDAFKTFNEGLEVMAYGMTTVILVLFMFYIIIKLLIKLFPDREKN, from the coding sequence ATGATATATTTAATGACACTTTTAAATATACCATTCAGTTCCGATGCATTTAAAACCTTTAACGAAGGTTTGGAAGTAATGGCTTATGGTATGACAACAGTAATATTGGTTCTGTTTATGTTTTATATAATCATAAAACTACTCATTAAGCTTTTTCCTGACAGAGAGAAAAATTAG
- a CDS encoding sodium ion-translocating decarboxylase subunit beta: MEGMLKSLMQSAYQNWVMIIIGLGLMYLAVKKDFEPALLIPIGFGCIMANLPLSGAIGEHGALTIIKKALIDTELAPLLIFIGVGAMIDFGPLLQNPKMILFGAAAQFGIFSTLLVATLLGYTLKEAASIGIIGAADGPTSILVANRFAKHLLAPISVAAYSYMSLVPIIQPPVIKAITTKEERKIKMTYRTENVSKFVRLAFPVIVTIISGVIAPESVALIGFLMFGNFMRETGVVERLSKSAQNELVNITTILLGLTIGATMEGGEFLQPRTIFIIGLGLIAFILDTAGGVLFAKLLNLFLKDKINPMVGAAGISAFPMSSRVIQRLAQKEDPSNFLLMYAVGANVAGQIGSVIAGGLILSLIK, encoded by the coding sequence ATGGAGGGAATGCTGAAAAGCTTAATGCAGTCTGCATATCAAAATTGGGTTATGATTATAATTGGCCTTGGGCTTATGTACCTGGCGGTTAAGAAGGATTTCGAGCCCGCCCTGTTAATACCCATAGGCTTTGGCTGCATAATGGCTAACCTTCCTTTAAGCGGTGCCATAGGAGAGCACGGTGCATTGACCATAATAAAAAAGGCCCTCATAGATACAGAACTGGCTCCTCTGTTAATATTCATAGGTGTGGGGGCCATGATAGATTTCGGTCCCCTCCTTCAAAATCCTAAAATGATTCTTTTCGGTGCTGCAGCCCAGTTTGGAATATTTTCAACTCTTTTGGTTGCCACCTTACTAGGATATACTCTTAAGGAAGCGGCATCAATCGGCATAATCGGAGCGGCAGACGGGCCTACCTCCATACTTGTGGCAAACAGGTTTGCAAAGCATCTTTTAGCACCCATATCCGTGGCGGCTTATTCTTATATGTCACTGGTTCCGATTATTCAGCCTCCGGTTATAAAAGCCATCACAACCAAAGAAGAACGTAAAATAAAAATGACTTACAGGACGGAAAATGTATCTAAATTTGTAAGGCTTGCCTTTCCTGTCATTGTGACAATAATATCCGGAGTTATCGCACCGGAATCTGTGGCTTTGATAGGCTTTTTGATGTTTGGAAATTTTATGAGGGAAACCGGTGTTGTAGAGCGTTTGTCCAAATCTGCCCAGAACGAGCTTGTTAATATTACGACTATCTTGCTTGGCCTGACAATTGGTGCTACAATGGAAGGCGGCGAATTTTTGCAGCCGCGCACCATATTTATAATCGGTTTAGGTCTTATAGCATTTATACTGGATACTGCCGGAGGAGTGCTGTTTGCAAAGCTTTTGAACTTGTTTTTAAAGGATAAGATAAACCCCATGGTGGGGGCTGCGGGCATTTCGGCATTTCCCATGTCATCCAGGGTGATACAAAGATTGGCGCAAAAAGAAGACCCATCAAATTTTCTGCTTATGTATGCGGTAGGGGCAAACGTGGCAGGGCAGATAGGCTCTGTTATAGCAGGCGGTCTTATATTGTCATTGATAAAATAG
- a CDS encoding lysophospholipid acyltransferase family protein, with protein MISSKTAKIINFLPKPLLSKIAKMIVDGYLNKYARIRVINEGKLQEIKGPAIFISNHLSNSDGLILNKVLKEKGIWFVAGVKLSKNALTSIGLGVVNTVPINPSSPDKTAISTIIKMLKSGSSIFIFPEGTRSRSASMIEGKKGILLIHKLSKVPLVPIGITGTEKLFPINDNDMGKEKFHHADVTVTVGDGFYAPTKKEDETKEDYEGRALSFVMKKIAQLLPEEYQGVYRER; from the coding sequence ATGATTTCCAGTAAAACTGCTAAAATTATAAATTTCTTGCCCAAGCCCCTGTTAAGTAAAATTGCAAAAATGATTGTTGACGGCTATCTTAACAAGTACGCCAGGATAAGGGTTATAAATGAAGGAAAGCTTCAGGAAATCAAAGGCCCGGCGATATTTATAAGCAATCACTTAAGCAATTCAGACGGCCTTATACTAAATAAGGTATTAAAAGAAAAAGGCATATGGTTCGTTGCAGGAGTAAAGCTTTCAAAAAATGCTTTGACAAGTATAGGTTTAGGGGTGGTAAATACTGTTCCTATAAATCCCAGCTCTCCTGATAAAACAGCCATATCCACTATAATAAAAATGCTGAAATCCGGAAGTTCAATATTCATATTCCCCGAAGGCACAAGAAGCCGCAGCGCTTCAATGATAGAGGGGAAAAAAGGCATACTGCTGATACATAAGCTTTCGAAGGTTCCTTTAGTTCCCATAGGGATTACAGGCACTGAAAAACTCTTCCCCATAAATGACAACGATATGGGAAAGGAAAAATTCCATCATGCCGATGTGACTGTAACAGTTGGCGATGGATTTTATGCACCAACCAAGAAGGAGGATGAAACAAAAGAAGATTACGAAGGAAGAGCATTAAGCTTTGTCATGAAAAAAATTGCACAATTGCTTCCGGAAGAATATCAGGGAGTATACAGAGAGCGGTGA